One window of Chloroflexus aggregans DSM 9485 genomic DNA carries:
- the bchH gene encoding magnesium chelatase subunit H, whose protein sequence is MSQPTEFVMVLGLQQYSQDFFRRAEAEVRKEVPDFRLHIFEDRDVTARPAEVEAAIARCRCLILSLITLNETAEVLIPMVERHDPPVVFSFEGLPEVMRLNKVGSYNLKAGKGMPKPVQNVARLLVGGREEDALYGYVKLQKITSKLINFLPGKRLNDFRNWTNVNNYWTHRSIANAANMFKLILREYSGMSHLRVDPVVELPNMGFAHPDAPKLFASPAEYERWEKERNRARKGAPAPLGTVAVLSFRAHILSGADYHHKIVHALEAAGLRVLPIFVMGIESHIVVREWLSHMKVDLIINTMGFPLVGGPAGSTKAGLTVDVARELLSKLDVPYIVAQPLFVQDEDDWRERGVGPLQSTFLYSLPEMDGAIAPVVLGGMRGSTITTVPDRLERLARIARGFVRLRKKANREKKVAIIVYNYPPGQGKVATAALLDVPASLIAILDRLAAEGYQVGRYPRDPETFARCLEGLVSDQPLPPGHPPVVMGISADLQDFYRWLRPVDQERINARWGAFPGDIAPLGRDKVRLAGTQIGNIFIGVQPVIGMPGDPMRLLFDKENTPHHQYALFYRYLSESFDADAIIHLGMHGTAEWMPGLQLGLTDRCWPDVLLGEVPNFYVYPINNPAEANIAKRRGYSTIIGHAIPPYGRAGLYRELQALQDLLAEYRERPASVADDDQSPEAIAIMQKIALLNLDHDLVRQPDEPFSRFASRAYAYLRDLAATMITDRLHVLGSAPPPEEQLTLIVETLKVPRGELPGLADLFLTARHATVRYGELLSRARQGDAEALALRDEIEERCTDFVHQTVFGHLSPEQAAQQFGLPAGNEVQGLIQHGRALLAALRDNTQELDYLVRGLAGRYIPAAPGGDIIRDGVTVLPTGRNIHSLDPFRVPTDSAYERGVRIAEALIAAHRAETGQYPETIAQVLWGLDAIKTKGESIGIVLGLIGARPVKDGQGKVGRYALIPLTELGRPRVDVLMTASGIFRDIFAGTMDMLDRLVREAAAADEPVEMNYIRKHVQEMMAAGKSFDQATARIFTQAAGTYGTDVDEAIEGSAWEKREELEDLFIKRNAYAFGGRQNGEAQPEVLRALLGTVSRVAQEIDSVEYGLTDMQHYYGYSGALKAAAERATGQRVPLNFVESFTAETKLQTLEQTLRVEYRTKFLNPKWYEGMLRHGHNGAAEIASRFTYMLGWSATTDAVDKWVYDEAAKTFVLDDAMRTRIEQLNPAAARNMVGRLLEANARGIWQTDEETLERLRELHADLEDRLEGVA, encoded by the coding sequence ATGAGCCAGCCGACAGAGTTTGTGATGGTGCTCGGCTTGCAGCAGTATAGTCAGGATTTCTTCCGTCGTGCTGAGGCCGAGGTGCGCAAAGAAGTTCCCGACTTTCGCTTGCATATCTTTGAAGATCGTGACGTGACCGCACGACCTGCTGAGGTTGAAGCGGCAATTGCACGCTGCCGGTGTTTGATCCTCTCGCTCATTACGCTCAACGAAACCGCCGAAGTCCTCATCCCAATGGTGGAACGGCACGATCCACCGGTTGTCTTTTCGTTTGAGGGGCTGCCGGAGGTGATGCGGCTCAATAAGGTCGGCTCGTACAACTTGAAGGCCGGTAAAGGCATGCCGAAACCGGTGCAAAATGTTGCCCGCTTGCTTGTGGGTGGCCGTGAAGAAGATGCCTTATACGGTTATGTCAAGTTACAAAAGATTACCTCAAAGCTGATCAATTTCTTGCCCGGTAAACGCCTCAACGATTTTCGCAACTGGACCAACGTCAATAACTACTGGACGCACCGCAGTATCGCCAACGCGGCGAATATGTTTAAGCTAATCTTACGTGAGTATAGCGGGATGAGCCATCTGCGCGTTGATCCGGTAGTTGAGCTGCCGAATATGGGTTTTGCTCATCCCGATGCGCCAAAGCTGTTTGCCAGCCCGGCTGAATATGAGCGTTGGGAAAAAGAACGTAACCGTGCCCGTAAAGGCGCACCGGCACCGCTCGGGACGGTGGCAGTGTTGTCATTCCGCGCCCATATCCTTTCCGGGGCCGATTACCATCACAAAATTGTGCATGCACTCGAAGCCGCCGGTCTGCGGGTACTGCCGATTTTTGTGATGGGCATCGAGAGCCATATCGTGGTACGTGAATGGCTTAGCCACATGAAGGTCGATCTGATTATCAATACGATGGGCTTTCCATTGGTTGGTGGTCCCGCCGGTTCGACCAAGGCCGGTTTGACGGTTGATGTTGCCCGCGAGTTGCTCAGTAAGCTCGATGTACCGTATATCGTCGCCCAACCGCTGTTTGTCCAGGATGAAGACGATTGGCGTGAGCGCGGTGTGGGGCCATTGCAGAGCACCTTCCTCTATAGCTTGCCCGAAATGGACGGTGCGATTGCACCGGTGGTGCTCGGTGGGATGCGTGGCAGTACGATCACAACGGTGCCAGACCGTCTCGAACGGCTGGCCCGCATTGCCCGTGGCTTTGTCCGCCTGCGCAAGAAGGCCAACCGCGAGAAGAAGGTGGCGATTATCGTCTATAATTATCCGCCCGGTCAAGGCAAGGTGGCGACAGCGGCTCTGCTCGATGTGCCGGCCAGCTTGATCGCCATACTCGACCGGTTGGCCGCCGAGGGGTATCAGGTTGGTCGTTATCCGCGCGATCCCGAGACGTTCGCCCGCTGCCTTGAGGGTTTGGTGAGCGATCAGCCACTGCCACCCGGCCATCCGCCGGTGGTGATGGGGATAAGCGCCGATCTGCAAGATTTCTACCGCTGGCTGCGACCCGTCGATCAAGAGCGGATCAATGCCCGTTGGGGCGCCTTCCCTGGTGACATTGCCCCGTTGGGGCGCGATAAGGTGCGTTTGGCCGGTACCCAGATCGGCAATATCTTTATCGGTGTGCAGCCGGTGATCGGGATGCCCGGCGATCCGATGCGGTTGCTGTTCGATAAGGAGAATACGCCGCACCACCAGTATGCGCTCTTCTACCGCTACCTCAGCGAAAGCTTCGACGCCGACGCGATCATCCATCTCGGTATGCACGGTACTGCCGAGTGGATGCCCGGTTTGCAACTCGGTCTCACCGATCGCTGCTGGCCTGATGTGTTGCTCGGCGAGGTGCCTAACTTCTACGTCTATCCGATCAATAACCCGGCTGAGGCCAATATCGCCAAGCGGCGCGGCTATAGCACGATTATCGGTCATGCCATTCCGCCATACGGACGGGCCGGTCTTTACCGCGAGTTGCAGGCCCTGCAAGACCTGCTGGCCGAGTATCGCGAGCGCCCGGCGTCGGTCGCCGATGATGATCAAAGCCCTGAAGCAATCGCGATTATGCAGAAGATCGCACTGCTCAATCTTGACCACGATCTGGTGCGCCAGCCCGATGAGCCGTTTAGTCGGTTTGCATCACGTGCCTATGCCTACCTGCGCGATCTGGCAGCGACCATGATTACCGACCGGTTGCATGTGCTGGGTAGCGCCCCACCACCCGAAGAGCAATTGACCCTGATCGTCGAGACGCTCAAAGTGCCGCGCGGCGAATTGCCCGGTCTCGCCGATTTGTTCCTCACGGCACGTCATGCCACGGTGCGCTACGGTGAGTTGCTGAGTCGGGCACGACAGGGTGATGCCGAAGCCTTGGCCCTGCGCGACGAGATTGAGGAGCGGTGTACCGATTTCGTCCACCAGACCGTCTTTGGGCATCTGTCGCCTGAGCAGGCTGCACAACAGTTTGGCTTGCCCGCCGGCAATGAGGTGCAGGGATTGATCCAGCACGGACGGGCATTGCTGGCAGCGTTACGCGATAATACGCAAGAACTCGACTATCTCGTCCGTGGCTTGGCCGGACGCTATATTCCGGCAGCCCCCGGCGGCGACATTATCCGCGATGGGGTGACGGTGCTGCCTACCGGACGCAACATCCATAGCCTCGACCCCTTCCGGGTGCCGACCGACAGCGCCTACGAACGCGGGGTGCGGATCGCTGAGGCGTTGATTGCTGCGCATCGAGCTGAAACCGGCCAGTACCCCGAAACGATTGCCCAAGTGTTGTGGGGGCTTGATGCGATCAAGACCAAGGGTGAGTCGATTGGTATTGTGCTTGGCCTGATCGGCGCGCGTCCGGTGAAGGATGGGCAAGGCAAGGTCGGTCGCTACGCGCTCATCCCGCTGACCGAGCTGGGACGCCCACGGGTGGATGTGCTGATGACCGCCTCCGGTATCTTCCGCGACATCTTCGCCGGCACGATGGATATGCTCGACCGATTGGTACGGGAAGCGGCGGCAGCCGATGAGCCGGTTGAGATGAACTACATCCGCAAGCACGTGCAAGAGATGATGGCTGCCGGCAAGAGTTTTGATCAGGCGACGGCGCGCATCTTCACGCAGGCAGCCGGTACCTACGGGACCGATGTGGATGAGGCGATTGAGGGCAGCGCGTGGGAGAAGCGCGAAGAGCTGGAGGATCTGTTCATCAAGCGCAATGCCTACGCCTTTGGCGGACGGCAGAATGGCGAAGCGCAACCTGAAGTCTTGCGTGCCCTCCTCGGCACCGTCAGTCGTGTCGCCCAAGAGATTGACAGTGTGGAGTATGGCTTGACCGACATGCAACACTACTACGGCTATTCGGGGGCGCTGAAGGCGGCGGCCGAGCGGGCAACGGGACAGCGCGTGCCGCTCAACTTCGTCGAGAGTTTTACTGCCGAAACCAAGCTGCAAACGCTTGAGCAGACCTTGCGGGTGGAGTATCGCACCAAGTTCCTTAACCCGAAGTGGTATGAAGGCATGCTGCGCCACGGCCACAACGGCGCCGCCGAGATCGCTAGCCGCTTCACCTATATGCTCGGCTGGAGCGCAACGACCGACGCGGTTGACAAGTGGGTGTACGATGAAGCGGCAAAGACCTTCGTGCTCGACGATGCCATGCGCACGCGGATCGAGCAACTCAATCCGGCAGCAGCCCGCAATATGGTGGGGCGCTTGCTTGAAGCCAACGCGCGTGGGATCTGGCAGACCGACGAGGAGACGCTGGAGCGGTTACGTGAGTTGCATGCCGATCTCGAAGACCGCCTCGAAGGAGTAGCATAA
- a CDS encoding STAS/SEC14 domain-containing protein, protein MPYRIRRRAHDLIWVVMEDHLHLAEAERYYHEMWRLLDQCPKPTDLLVDGRRISGADRGARQRTEAIVNHKHLGRIAFIVSEQHLLFFAPLVRFVSGIGLFGTEQEALRYLGTVMEYGD, encoded by the coding sequence ATGCCCTACCGCATTCGTCGCCGGGCCCATGATCTGATCTGGGTGGTGATGGAGGATCATCTACACTTGGCCGAAGCGGAACGGTATTATCACGAAATGTGGCGCTTGCTCGACCAGTGCCCCAAGCCAACCGATCTGTTAGTTGATGGTCGTCGTATCTCCGGCGCCGATCGGGGGGCGCGTCAACGCACAGAAGCAATCGTGAACCATAAACATCTCGGACGGATCGCATTTATTGTTTCTGAGCAACATTTGCTCTTTTTTGCACCACTGGTACGTTTTGTGAGTGGGATCGGCTTGTTTGGCACCGAACAAGAGGCATTACGCTACCTGGGTACGGTAATGGAGTATGGTGATTAG
- a CDS encoding EVE domain-containing protein — protein MPNYWLLKTEPSVYSFADLVREGRTVWDGVENTVALKHLRAIRQGDVALIYHTGDERQAVGLAQIVSDPYPDPKQHDPRLVVVDVVPLQPLNRPVTLAAIKADPFFADFALVRQGRLSVVPVTSAQWERLLVMAETAL, from the coding sequence ATGCCGAACTACTGGTTGCTCAAGACTGAGCCATCGGTCTATAGCTTTGCCGATCTGGTACGGGAAGGTAGGACGGTGTGGGATGGTGTTGAAAACACGGTCGCACTCAAACATCTGCGTGCGATACGTCAGGGCGACGTAGCACTGATTTACCATACCGGTGATGAACGCCAAGCAGTTGGGTTGGCACAGATCGTCAGTGACCCGTACCCCGATCCCAAACAGCACGATCCTCGCTTGGTTGTGGTTGATGTTGTGCCGCTCCAGCCGCTCAACCGTCCGGTGACCCTCGCCGCCATCAAGGCCGATCCTTTTTTCGCCGATTTTGCGCTCGTGCGTCAGGGACGATTGTCAGTAGTACCGGTGACGTCTGCCCAATGGGAACGGTTGTTGGTGATGGCTGAAACCGCTCTGTGA
- a CDS encoding response regulator, translated as MEAATILVVDDEQPIVDLVSSYLINEGFIVHRAFDGPSALALARSVKPDLVILDIMLPGLDGIEVCRQLHRETTVYVLMLTARADEIDKLIGLSVGADDYLTKPFSPRELVARVKAILRRNRAARVLDVHQRPVLQFAGLLIDPERREVERNGIRVDLTPREFDLLYTLASYPGRVFTREELLQRVWGPDFAGIDRVVDVHIGTLRRKLDDDQHGTPLVQTVRGVGYKFVGGTRS; from the coding sequence ATGGAAGCAGCGACGATTTTGGTGGTTGATGATGAACAACCGATTGTCGATTTGGTAAGTAGTTACCTTATCAATGAAGGGTTTATCGTACATCGTGCGTTTGACGGGCCGAGTGCGTTGGCTTTGGCACGTAGTGTGAAACCCGATCTCGTAATTCTCGACATTATGCTGCCCGGTCTTGATGGGATCGAGGTTTGTCGGCAATTGCACCGGGAAACGACCGTCTACGTGTTGATGTTAACGGCCCGCGCCGATGAGATCGATAAGCTGATCGGCCTGTCAGTAGGGGCCGATGATTATTTGACGAAGCCGTTTAGCCCGCGCGAACTGGTGGCACGGGTTAAAGCTATTTTACGCCGTAACCGTGCGGCCCGTGTGCTCGATGTTCATCAACGCCCGGTTTTGCAATTTGCCGGTCTGCTGATCGATCCCGAACGTCGGGAGGTGGAGCGTAATGGGATACGAGTTGATCTGACACCGCGTGAATTTGACCTGCTCTATACGTTGGCGAGTTATCCGGGCCGGGTGTTTACCCGAGAAGAGTTGCTGCAACGGGTATGGGGTCCCGATTTTGCCGGTATTGATCGAGTGGTTGATGTCCATATCGGTACGTTACGGCGCAAACTTGATGATGACCAACACGGTACGCCGCTTGTGCAGACGGTGCGCGGCGTAGGGTATAAGTTTGTCGGCGGCACACGATCATGA
- a CDS encoding sensor histidine kinase — MKWLHQLRWKLFVSHLIIVLMAYVVLLVTANVLANLGLTGFAPLTLGAAASETGQLGTDTVSTTNALQEQFQSVVQQSLLISGFAALAAAVVVSLFVSRRIVEPIQTLSQVSRRLAQGFYRERTIIYADDEIAQLAQSVNQLADALDQTERRRLALLADVTHELRTPLATIGGYMEGLVDGVVSANPATFNLILRETRRLQRLIEDLELLSRVEAGQLPVIARAIDLRPVIEEQIAQFEPLFSSNQVNLILDMPEQVPQVWADPDRVAQVLINILVNACRYTPPGGSVTVQVRVDDHEVRVAVIDTGIGIAAEHLPHVFERFYRVDKSRARNSGGSGIGLAIARHLIYAQGGEIWAESDGLGKGARFIFTLPIAPQMATVPVEPVVISETA, encoded by the coding sequence ATGAAATGGCTACACCAACTCCGCTGGAAGCTGTTCGTTTCCCACCTTATTATTGTGCTAATGGCGTATGTGGTCCTACTGGTCACTGCAAATGTGTTAGCCAATCTGGGTCTAACCGGTTTTGCCCCGTTGACGCTTGGCGCTGCTGCCTCCGAAACGGGTCAGCTCGGTACAGATACGGTCAGTACAACCAATGCGTTGCAAGAACAATTTCAGTCGGTAGTCCAGCAGTCGCTCTTGATTAGTGGCTTTGCCGCCCTTGCTGCTGCCGTGGTCGTTAGTCTGTTTGTCTCACGGCGGATTGTCGAACCGATTCAGACGTTGTCGCAGGTTAGTCGCCGGTTGGCGCAGGGATTTTACCGCGAACGAACGATCATCTATGCCGATGATGAGATTGCACAATTGGCGCAGAGTGTGAATCAGTTGGCCGATGCGCTCGATCAGACCGAGCGTCGCCGGTTGGCACTGCTCGCCGACGTGACGCACGAATTGCGGACACCGCTCGCAACCATCGGCGGCTATATGGAAGGGTTGGTTGATGGGGTAGTGTCGGCAAATCCGGCAACGTTCAACCTGATCTTACGAGAAACACGCCGTCTCCAACGCTTGATCGAAGACCTTGAGTTGCTGTCACGGGTTGAAGCCGGACAGTTACCGGTAATTGCGCGCGCCATCGATCTACGACCGGTGATCGAGGAGCAGATTGCTCAGTTTGAGCCGTTGTTCAGTAGTAATCAGGTGAACCTCATCCTTGATATGCCAGAGCAAGTACCGCAGGTGTGGGCCGATCCCGATCGGGTGGCGCAAGTGTTGATCAATATTCTGGTCAACGCTTGTCGCTACACCCCACCAGGTGGTAGTGTCACAGTACAGGTGCGTGTCGATGACCACGAAGTACGGGTTGCCGTGATCGATACCGGTATCGGGATCGCTGCCGAGCATTTACCGCATGTGTTTGAACGATTTTATCGCGTGGATAAATCGCGTGCGCGGAATAGTGGTGGGAGCGGGATCGGGTTGGCAATCGCCCGTCATCTTATTTATGCGCAGGGTGGTGAGATCTGGGCAGAAAGCGATGGTCTTGGGAAGGGTGCGCGCTTTATTTTTACCCTGCCAATCGCGCCGCAGATGGCGACGGTGCCGGTTGAGCCTGTGGTCATATCAGAAACAGCATGA
- a CDS encoding VC_2705 family sodium/solute symporter, with translation MNTSFWLGLFQLFLVVGGALAVSLFIIDRLFPPMRQVQGNVPPTLPSAPPASRPTTVVPPSQRWPAAPPWLAHYWRENLQLVSPLLVIWLLSFVLPVVLAAPLNQISVLTGFPLGYYMGAQGSLICFIVLTIVYNWRMRLLDRRYGLDAPTTPEDQTIRRRYLTRYIIFAIGLLLLIALFSVLETFLNIPAALIDWSFLALAIGLYAIIGIRSRANTLDAYYVADRKIPGMLNGLATGSDWMSAASFISMAGALYLLGFEGLAYITGWTGGYVLLALLLAPYIRKFGQYTLIDFISARYPGVGARVIAAILIIIICFTYVTAQVTGIGIIMSRFLGLNYMVGVIVGLAAVLLCSYLGGMQAITWTQGVQGIILVVAYLVPVTWLSQKLTGVALPQVMYGEALRNITRLEEAQSLSSYITPFNDWSIWNYLALTLCLMLGTAGMPHILVRFYTVPTVRDSRSSVAWALGWICVLYLTAPAYAAFSRWEILSLVVGQPITNLPDWANRWATTGLLAIADHPDMGGNGDGVLQYNELKIDQDLVVLATPEIAELPATVVALVAAGGIAAALSTADGLLMVIASAVTHDIYHRALNPRAGSRERLLLGRLAILVIAILAALTALQRLTIIVQLVAWAFSFAAATIFPVLVLGIFWRRANSYGAIAGMIGGFLVTAVYMMISYINPDWTILGISSSAAGIFGLPVNFLVTWLVSRYTPPPSPEVRALVDYVRYP, from the coding sequence ATGAACACAAGTTTCTGGCTCGGTCTTTTTCAACTTTTTCTGGTGGTTGGTGGTGCATTGGCAGTGTCGCTGTTTATTATTGACCGCCTGTTTCCACCGATGCGCCAAGTCCAGGGGAACGTACCACCAACGCTTCCGTCTGCGCCACCGGCGAGCCGTCCTACGACGGTTGTTCCACCATCGCAGCGTTGGCCGGCAGCCCCACCATGGCTAGCGCATTACTGGCGAGAAAATCTCCAACTGGTCAGCCCTCTCCTCGTGATCTGGTTGTTGAGTTTTGTCTTGCCGGTTGTATTGGCGGCGCCTCTCAATCAGATTAGCGTTCTGACCGGCTTCCCGCTTGGTTACTACATGGGAGCACAAGGTTCGCTAATCTGCTTTATCGTGTTAACTATTGTCTACAACTGGCGCATGCGTCTTCTCGATCGCCGCTACGGGTTGGATGCACCAACTACGCCCGAAGACCAAACAATCCGCCGGCGCTACTTGACACGATATATCATTTTTGCGATTGGATTATTGTTGTTGATAGCATTATTCTCCGTCCTTGAGACGTTCTTGAACATCCCTGCTGCTCTGATCGACTGGAGTTTTCTCGCGTTGGCAATTGGTCTGTATGCGATCATTGGTATTCGTTCGCGGGCCAATACGCTTGATGCTTACTATGTCGCCGACCGCAAGATACCGGGTATGCTGAACGGATTAGCGACCGGCTCGGACTGGATGAGTGCTGCCTCGTTTATCAGTATGGCCGGTGCGCTCTATCTGCTTGGCTTTGAGGGGTTGGCGTACATTACCGGTTGGACCGGTGGCTATGTATTGCTCGCTTTACTCTTAGCGCCATACATTCGCAAGTTTGGCCAATACACCCTCATCGATTTTATCAGTGCTCGCTATCCAGGAGTAGGGGCGCGTGTTATTGCTGCCATTCTCATCATTATTATCTGCTTTACCTATGTTACTGCCCAAGTGACCGGGATCGGCATTATTATGAGCCGTTTTCTCGGGCTGAACTACATGGTTGGGGTGATTGTCGGGCTGGCCGCCGTCTTGCTCTGCTCCTACCTTGGTGGGATGCAGGCGATTACCTGGACGCAGGGTGTGCAGGGGATTATCCTCGTGGTTGCGTATCTGGTGCCGGTCACGTGGTTGTCGCAGAAACTGACCGGGGTGGCGCTGCCGCAGGTGATGTATGGTGAAGCGCTGCGTAACATTACTCGCCTGGAGGAGGCACAAAGCTTATCGAGTTATATCACGCCGTTTAACGATTGGTCGATCTGGAATTATCTCGCTTTGACCCTCTGCTTGATGCTAGGGACAGCCGGGATGCCCCATATTCTGGTCCGTTTCTACACCGTACCGACGGTGCGCGATAGCCGGAGCAGTGTTGCATGGGCGTTAGGCTGGATTTGCGTACTCTACCTGACCGCACCGGCGTATGCGGCCTTCTCACGCTGGGAGATCCTTAGTTTGGTCGTTGGACAACCGATCACCAACTTGCCCGATTGGGCCAATCGTTGGGCGACAACCGGATTGCTGGCAATTGCCGATCATCCTGATATGGGGGGAAATGGTGATGGTGTCTTGCAATATAACGAGCTAAAGATCGATCAAGATTTAGTTGTCTTGGCGACTCCGGAGATTGCTGAATTGCCGGCAACGGTCGTGGCACTGGTCGCGGCAGGCGGTATCGCTGCCGCGCTTAGTACCGCCGATGGGTTGCTCATGGTCATTGCATCGGCAGTAACCCACGATATTTACCATCGTGCGTTGAATCCACGTGCCGGTTCGCGTGAGCGCCTGCTCTTAGGCCGGCTAGCGATCTTAGTCATCGCGATTTTGGCCGCTTTGACTGCACTACAGCGATTGACCATTATTGTGCAGTTGGTGGCGTGGGCATTTTCATTTGCCGCTGCAACCATCTTTCCGGTGTTAGTGTTGGGTATCTTCTGGCGACGTGCCAATAGTTACGGCGCAATAGCCGGAATGATCGGTGGTTTTTTAGTGACGGCGGTATACATGATGATCAGCTATATCAACCCCGATTGGACGATCTTGGGTATTTCAAGCTCGGCTGCCGGGATTTTTGGCTTGCCGGTCAACTTTTTGGTAACGTGGTTGGTTAGCCGGTATACACCTCCGCCTAGCCCGGAAGTACGCGCGCTGGTTGATTATGTGCGCTACCCGTAG
- a CDS encoding acetoacetate--CoA ligase, with the protein MMTTAPRLLWEPPTELRDHCTMRTFMRWLAQRYGLHFDDYHQLYHWSVNELETFWTALWEYYQIKAYTPYTTVLSSREMPGARWFVGAQLNYAEHVFRQATPDRPAVIVASERQPPTPLSWAELQAQTAAIAQTLRNAGVGPGDRVVAYVPNTPHALIGCLATVSLGAIWSSCSPDFGSPSVIDRFSQIAPKVLIAVDGYQYGGKPFDRRAEVAAIQAALPSLELTIGIAYLDPTTDFAGWRGPVVQWEEAVQTSAELRFTPVEFNEPLWVLYSSGTTGLPKPIVHSQGGILLEHIKSLDLHFDMRPGDTFFWYTTTGWMMWNFLIGGLLIGAIPILYDGSPAYPDMGVLWRLAEQTNMRYFGTSAGYITALMKSGIEPATQYQLSTLKSIGSTGSPLPPEGFEWVYDHIKRDVWLVSYSGGTDVCSGFVGGCPLLPVYSGEIQCRILGCKAEAYDTDGHSVIGVMGELVITAPMPSMPIYFWNDPDYTRYKASYFEQYPGVWRHGDWIVINERGGVVIYGRSDSTINRQGIRIGTGEIYRAVETIPEVLDSLVIDLEGLGGRSYMPLFVVLREGVTLDDDLRQRIKHTIRTNLSPRHVPDDVFQIDAVPVTLSGKKLEVPIKKILLGVPVERAANPDSLRNPESLQFFVRLAQTLATNKTA; encoded by the coding sequence ATGATGACCACCGCGCCACGTTTATTGTGGGAACCACCGACCGAACTTCGCGATCACTGCACGATGCGCACCTTTATGCGCTGGCTTGCGCAACGCTATGGCTTGCATTTTGACGATTATCATCAACTGTATCACTGGTCGGTTAATGAATTAGAAACATTCTGGACAGCGTTGTGGGAGTATTACCAAATTAAAGCGTATACCCCCTACACAACGGTTTTATCGAGCCGCGAGATGCCGGGAGCGCGTTGGTTTGTCGGTGCCCAGCTCAATTATGCCGAGCATGTCTTTCGTCAGGCGACGCCAGATCGCCCGGCAGTGATCGTTGCTTCCGAACGGCAGCCACCAACGCCCTTGAGCTGGGCTGAGCTACAAGCGCAGACGGCAGCCATTGCGCAGACGTTACGCAATGCCGGCGTGGGGCCGGGTGATCGAGTGGTGGCGTATGTGCCGAATACGCCCCACGCCTTGATCGGTTGTCTGGCGACGGTAAGCCTCGGTGCTATTTGGTCGAGCTGCTCACCTGATTTCGGTAGCCCCAGCGTGATCGACCGCTTCAGCCAGATTGCACCTAAGGTGTTGATTGCGGTTGATGGCTACCAGTATGGCGGCAAACCGTTTGATCGACGTGCCGAAGTAGCAGCAATTCAGGCAGCTCTGCCCAGCCTCGAATTGACGATTGGTATTGCTTATCTCGACCCGACGACCGATTTCGCCGGCTGGCGTGGACCGGTAGTGCAGTGGGAGGAGGCGGTGCAGACCTCTGCCGAACTACGCTTTACGCCGGTTGAGTTTAACGAACCGCTGTGGGTGTTGTATTCATCGGGCACGACCGGTCTCCCCAAACCGATTGTGCATAGCCAGGGCGGGATTCTGCTCGAACACATCAAATCGCTCGATCTCCATTTCGACATGCGTCCGGGGGATACGTTCTTCTGGTATACCACCACCGGTTGGATGATGTGGAATTTCTTGATCGGTGGGTTGCTCATCGGCGCTATCCCCATTCTCTACGACGGCAGCCCGGCCTATCCCGATATGGGCGTGCTGTGGCGCCTGGCCGAACAGACAAATATGCGCTATTTCGGTACCAGTGCTGGCTATATCACTGCGTTGATGAAAAGTGGCATCGAACCGGCAACGCAATATCAGCTCAGCACCTTGAAATCGATCGGTTCGACCGGTTCGCCCTTGCCACCGGAAGGGTTTGAATGGGTCTACGATCACATCAAGCGCGACGTTTGGCTCGTATCGTACAGTGGTGGAACCGATGTATGCAGTGGGTTTGTCGGCGGTTGCCCCCTGTTGCCGGTCTACAGTGGCGAGATTCAATGCCGCATTCTTGGGTGCAAGGCGGAAGCCTACGACACCGACGGCCACAGTGTGATTGGCGTGATGGGCGAATTAGTTATCACCGCCCCGATGCCTTCGATGCCGATCTATTTCTGGAACGATCCCGACTATACCCGTTATAAAGCCAGCTACTTCGAGCAATACCCTGGGGTTTGGCGGCACGGCGACTGGATTGTGATTAACGAACGGGGTGGGGTCGTCATTTACGGTCGTTCTGACAGTACGATTAATCGGCAAGGCATCCGCATCGGGACCGGCGAGATTTACCGAGCAGTCGAGACCATCCCAGAAGTGCTGGATAGTCTGGTGATCGATCTGGAAGGGCTGGGTGGACGTTCGTATATGCCGCTGTTTGTGGTGTTGCGTGAAGGGGTCACGCTTGACGACGATTTGCGACAGCGTATCAAGCACACTATTCGGACGAACCTCTCGCCCCGTCACGTCCCTGATGACGTGTTCCAGATTGATGCCGTACCGGTTACGCTCAGTGGGAAGAAATTGGAAGTGCCGATCAAGAAGATTCTACTGGGAGTCCCGGTTGAACGAGCAGCGAATCCCGACTCGCTGCGCAATCCCGAATCGCTCCAGTTTTTTGTTCGTTTGGCACAAACACTCGCCACGAACAAGACTGCCTAG